CCTCGCCGTCGCTGTCGTCATCACCGGTGAGGGCGACGATCAGGCCGACGACGACACCGACGAGCAGGACCACGCCGACGACACCGAGCGCGATCCACAGGCCCTTGCCCTTGCCCTGGCCGCCCGGGGGAGGCGGTCCGGGCATGCCCGGCGGCGGGAACGGCGGCGGACCCGACGGTGGACCAGGCGGCTGACCAGGCGGCGGACCCGACGGCGGACCCGACGGCGGGGGACCCGGCGGCGGGGGGAAGGGGGGCTGCTGGCTCATGAGGGGTTCACCTGCTCCAGGTAGTCCGAGAACCACGACTCCAGGTCGGCGGGGTCGGTGGGGAAGGGCGGGATGTCGTCGGGGATACCCGACGGGACACCACTTGGAACCTTGGTCGGCAGGTCCGGGACGCTCGGAGCGCCGCTCGGCAGCTCGGGCAGGCTCTCGGTCGGCAGGTCGCTCGGGAAGTCCGACGGGTCGATCGTCGGGAGGTCGAGGCTGGCCTTCGTGCCGGGCGCGCCGGGCGTCGTACTGCTGCTGGTGTTGCCGCCGGCGGGATCCGCGTCGCCGTCGTCGCGGCCGACGAGCAGGAACGCGGCGACCGCCACGACCGCGATGGCCAGTAGGACGCCGCCGACGGCGACGGCCGCCCGCAGGCCGCGGCCGCCGCCCACCTCGAGGGACGGGCCGTCGGTCGGGAGCTCGGAGGGCACGGCCTCACCCTAGACGAGGAAGGCTTGCAGAATGGGTGCATGGCCGGACCGTCCACGCCACCGAAGAGCCCGTTCACCCTGCTGAGCGTCGAGAACGAGTCGACGGTCTCCCGGGTCGCCGCGGAGGTGCGGCGGGCGATCTTCGAGGGCGACCTGGAGAGCGGTACGCCGCTGCGCGAGATCGCTCTCGCCGAGTCGCTCGGGGTCTCGAGACCGACGGTCCGCGAGGCGCTGACGGTACTGGTGGCCGAGGGGCTGGCGACCCGGGAGCCGCACCGTGGGGTCATGGTCGCCACACCGCGGGCCGAGTCGGTGCGCGACGTGTGCCGGGCGCGGTGGGTGCTCGAGGGCGCGGGCGTGCTGGCATGGCCGGCCGCGGACGCCGTACGACGGGCCCGGGTGCGCACCACCCTCGACGCCTACACGGCGGCGGTGCGCAGCGGCGAGGCGTCGTACGAGGAGCTCAACGAGCGCCACCTCGCCTTCCACGTCTCGCTCGTCGAGCTGACCGGGAGCGCGCGGCTGGTGCAGATGGCCGAGGCGCTGATGGACGAGCTCCGACTGGCGCTGGCGCAGGTCGAGCGGATCAACCGCAACGCGCACGACGAGGCCGGCTCCCACGAAGGGCTGGTCGCGCTGCTGGAGGCGGACCGGATCGACGGACCGGACGGGGCGCACGCATTCTTGCGCAAGCACATCGACGACGCCGAGATCGAGATCGTCGAGGCGCTCGGCCTGGAATGACAGACTGGCGGCATGCTGGCCTTCCTGTCCCGTTGGGCGATCACGACCGCCGCGCTCGCCGTGGCCGCGCAGCTGATCGACGGCATCTGGTTCAAGGGCGCGACCGAGGGGCGCGCCGAGTTCGACGACAAGATCCTGCCGCTGGTGCTGGTCGCGCTGATCTCGTGCGCGGTGACGGCGCTGGTGAAGCCGCTGCTCACCTTCTTGTCGATCCCCTTCATCCTGCTGACGCTGGGCCTGTTCCTCATCGTGCTCAACGCGCTGCTGCTGCGGTTCACCGCGTGGCTGGCCGACCTGGTCGACATCGGGTTCCACGTCGACGGGTTCTGGCCGGCGGTGTGGGGCTCGATCATCATCAGCATCACCACGTGGTTCCTCGACGCGATCCTCGGCTTCGGCGACTGATGACGGCTGCTCCCCCGCCCCGCACCCCGGGGCACTACCGCGTCGCGCTGGTCTGCCTCGGCAACATCTGCCGCTCCCCGATGGCCGACGTGGTCCTGGCCGCGCGCGTCGCCGACGCCGGCCTCGACGACCGGGTCGAGGTGGTCAGCGCCGGCACCGGCACCTGGCACGTCGGCGAGGCGATGGACCGCCGGGCCGCGGCCCTGCTCACGACCGAGGGGTACGACGCCAGCCGGCACCGGGCCCAGCAGGTGCTCGCGTCCTGGCTGGACGAGCAGGACCTGGTCCTCGCCATGGACCGCGACAACCTGCGCGACCTGCGCGCACTCGGTGAGGCCGACCCCGACCGCGTGCGGCTGTTCCGCGACTTCGACCCGGTGGAGCCGGGCGGGGAGGTCCCCGACCCGTTCTTCGGTGGCGACGACGGGTTCGGCACCGTGCTCGCCATGGTGGAGCGGACCTCGGCCGCTCTCGTGACCGCGGTGGCCGGCGTACTCGCCTGAACTGGTCCTACTCACCGGTCACCCCTACATTTACTAGGACGTCCTAGTAAATGAGCGAGGGGTACCTGATGACGAGCATCGAGCGTGTGGGAGTGGTCGGCGGCGGCCTGATGGGATCCGGCATCGCGGAGGTCAACGCCCGCGCCGGCAAGGACGTCATCGTCGTCGAGTCCACCCCTGACGCGGTCGAGGCCGCCCGCCATCGCCTCGAGACCTCCCTCAAGCGCGCCGAGAGCCGCGGCAAGATCGAGTCCGCCGCCGCCGTGCTCGACCGGATCCGCGTCGTCGACGACCTCGCCGCCCTCGCCGACCGCGACATCGTCGTCGAGGCCATCGTCGAGGACGAGCAGGCCAAGACCGACCTCTTCCGCCGCCTCGACGAGATCGTGACCAGCCCCGACGCGATCCTCGCGTCCAACACCTCCTCGATCCCGATCATGAAGCTGGCCGTCGCCACGAAGCGCCCCACGCACGTGCTGGGCGTGCACTTCTTCAACCCGGTCCCCGTCCTCAAGCTGGTCGAACTGGTCCCGTCCCTGATGACCGACGCCGACACCACCGAGCGCGCCC
The genomic region above belongs to Nocardioides sp. QY071 and contains:
- a CDS encoding GntR family transcriptional regulator; this encodes MAGPSTPPKSPFTLLSVENESTVSRVAAEVRRAIFEGDLESGTPLREIALAESLGVSRPTVREALTVLVAEGLATREPHRGVMVATPRAESVRDVCRARWVLEGAGVLAWPAADAVRRARVRTTLDAYTAAVRSGEASYEELNERHLAFHVSLVELTGSARLVQMAEALMDELRLALAQVERINRNAHDEAGSHEGLVALLEADRIDGPDGAHAFLRKHIDDAEIEIVEALGLE
- a CDS encoding phage holin family protein; this encodes MLAFLSRWAITTAALAVAAQLIDGIWFKGATEGRAEFDDKILPLVLVALISCAVTALVKPLLTFLSIPFILLTLGLFLIVLNALLLRFTAWLADLVDIGFHVDGFWPAVWGSIIISITTWFLDAILGFGD
- a CDS encoding low molecular weight protein-tyrosine-phosphatase is translated as MTAAPPPRTPGHYRVALVCLGNICRSPMADVVLAARVADAGLDDRVEVVSAGTGTWHVGEAMDRRAAALLTTEGYDASRHRAQQVLASWLDEQDLVLAMDRDNLRDLRALGEADPDRVRLFRDFDPVEPGGEVPDPFFGGDDGFGTVLAMVERTSAALVTAVAGVLA
- a CDS encoding 3-hydroxybutyryl-CoA dehydrogenase, yielding MSEGYLMTSIERVGVVGGGLMGSGIAEVNARAGKDVIVVESTPDAVEAARHRLETSLKRAESRGKIESAAAVLDRIRVVDDLAALADRDIVVEAIVEDEQAKTDLFRRLDEIVTSPDAILASNTSSIPIMKLAVATKRPTHVLGVHFFNPVPVLKLVELVPSLMTDADTTERARAYVQDDLGKTAIDCQDRAGFVVNALLIPFILSAIRMYESGFASAEDIDHGLVLGAAHPQGPLALADLIGLDTVKAVAESLYEEFKEPLYAAPPLLARMVEARLLGRKTGRGFYTYA